The Gossypium arboreum isolate Shixiya-1 chromosome 4, ASM2569848v2, whole genome shotgun sequence DNA segment TCAGTTGATTCGTTTATAATATAATCAAAAGAATTTGCTCTAAACCCTTTGAATTCACAAAACTTAACTCTCTCtctttctcctcctcctcctctccctCTGTCTGTGTGTCTCGTGTTTGAAACAGTGTATATTTATATAGATTCACGTGTGTTTTTCAACCTGGATTTGTCGGTCAATCTTTACTCCCAATAAAAAAGGTGTGTCAAAGAGGAAGGGGGGGGGGGTGAGTTGTGTGTTTCCATTAAATAAGTTCGGATAGGGTTTCTTTTTTAACTCTCTTTCCAGGATATATCTTTCTTCATCAAATCAAAGGAAACCCTCccacccccccccccaaaaaaaaaaagtcaagatCTTCAAAGACTTCTTCTTTGCAGTAGTTATTGGTTTCGGCTGGGGTTTCTCTTTGCAAGAAAAAGGGTTAATGGAGTTAGCCTTGAGCTTGGGTGATCCTTCAAAGCCATTTTCGTTTCTTGACAAAACTGCAAAGTTATCAAGCAAGGATCTAGGGTTTTGCATGGGGCTTGGGAATGGGTTCAAATCACAAGAGAATGGGGACGATGCTTTTGAAGGTAAAAATAGTACGGATGGAGATGAGAAAAGGGTTTCTTCAGATCCACCTCTTCAGCTTgatcttcttcctttctccccAGTTCCTCGTCCCCAGTCTTCTTCTCAGCTTCGCCTTCCTTGGCTCACAGATAACCGTGAGTATTTCTAGCAGAATTGATATTTTATGAGGGGTATTTAGATCTGGGTATCTTAGGATATTCATCTTTTTTTATAGTTCTTTAATCATCTTGAAGAAAAATtaccaacttttttttttttttgcattgttGTTATTGGTGATAGAAACGGATCCATGGGAGGGACTCGGAAGAGGTTTAGACGTGAACCGTCTACCGTTGGTGGCGGTGGCGGATGAAGCTGAGGAAAAGGCGGCTGTGTCCTCTCCTAACAGCGCTGTGTCTATGGATTTTGGGATTAGAAACGGAAGCAGAAGAGGCAAGAAAGAGGTGGAAGTGGAAGCAGTTGAAACAGAAAGAACTAGTACAAGAGCCAGTGATGATGAAGACAACGGTTCAACTCGGAAGAAACTCAGGCTTTCTAAGGAACAGTCTGCCTTTCTTGAAGAAAGTTTCAAAGAACACAGCACACTTAATCCTGTAAGTCCAAACATAGAATCCAAATTTCCTTTGCTTGCCTCTTGGGTTttgctttaaattatttatttatttattttaaatatttgattCAGAAGCAAAAACTTGCACTGGCTAAGCAATTAAATCTTCGTCCTCGCCAAATTGAAGTCTGGTTTCAGAATAGAAGAGCAAggtacttttaaatttttttaataaaataaataatattcgtACGTTTTCTTGGTATGagaatttatattttatagtGATATTTTGAAACAGGACAAAATTGAAGCAAACAGAGGTAGATTGTGAGTATTTAAAGCGATGTTGCGAGACGCTGgcagaagaaaataaaagattacaGAAGGAACTGCAGGAGTTAAGAGCCTTGAAAACTTCTCAACCGTTTTACATGCAGTTACCCGCCACCACCCTCACTATGTGTCCTTCATGTGAGCGTGTCGCCACCGCTTCCACCACCAACGCATCAGCCTCCACCGCCAATGCCAAAACTGGAGGATACACATTTTTCTCCTCTACTTCAAACACATGAAATCGTTGGTTGTGGCCagtttttttattcaaattttgtaaatatttttgggGTTTGGTGGATTTTTGTTTGTTTGAATATTCTAAATGTCTGAAGCCGTTATCAATGATAGATTTGAGTTTGGATAGATTCTGTTTAGACTCGCTTTCCGGGGAGAAGGTGGAAGAAATTTTGGTTAGAAAGCTGGTTGTTTATTTGACAGGGAAAGAAATTAATTTATAACTTATTATTATAGTAACTgcctttttgttctttttttttcttcgaaACTGCTTATTGTGATCTAGAATTATGGTTTGTGTCTGTCTATTGGCAttgaatatataattttataaggaAGTATTTTAATTATCCTGACtgaatttttaatatttcatatGTAACCTCCCAATTTttaggaattctgtgaatgttggtataggtttaattatgttagtgggcctctagaaggctcaagtttaagatagaacccggcaattttagttaatttttgttccataagaaaaagggggtgaaattatgaaatagaacctatgtgaaaatgtttaaaaatgctataggctaaattgaagtgaccaaataaataggtgtgcaaaatagaaggatttgcatgacaaaccttccattttacatgaagtggccagccatcatgttgttgtagccAATATGAGTACTTggtatccataattcatggtacaaattgataatggattaggtaaatgttccatgataatggattaggtaaatgttccatgataatggtttaggtaaatgttccatgataatggtttaggtaaatgttccatgatggacatttcatgtcttttgtattaaagaattaaatgggtgaaatataaaattttattaaaagaaaaaggggtgaaaagaacaaaattttgtccatctttgttcatcatagcctaaagttagagaagagaaaggagaggagaaagctcttgaatgttcggtcacttggggaagaaaattgaaggtaagttcatgatagtttgcttctatcttgatgttcatgagttcttcttaattctaccttaactcttgaagcatattttggtttttgggtgtgttgtgagcatttggtcatgaattaaaatgaaggaaatggttgttgtttcatattcttttgatgaaaaatggaagataggtgaagttgagccaaacaaatgatcatgcatgtgccttagatgctaaagggaaaaatcggctaacatgttgtgctttaaaatgataaaatggagattatgcttaagtacaaatcatagatatgtgatgattgattggtgatatacatgtttaaataacatgcatgcaagataggtgtgtgaaagagtgatttggtaataaatcgcttgggacaaagacgataacgtgactttggaaaatcaccataaattgtgggagatgaattagaagctaaataaattttgtaattaaagcttaataagtctagttgcaaatgaaataaacaagaacatattttgaattctgtacaatgagaaatttgattcgtaatgaagagtgatcatattagttaaacagtgaaacatgggaaaactttgagaaaaatctggtattgattggctaaaccaaaaattctgaaaaattttatggatagaagatatatgagtttattttcagggaaaatttagcggcacttgatttggagtttcatagctctagttataaatgatttagtgactgttgctcgggaagacagcttgcagtgaaattatgattatgtggtaaacattgacaaaaatttattaatgagttgcttattgatttcttataagcttactatgacctgtaggtgtaattggccgaatattgtaaggggttaatacgtagttcgtatttgaatagttagattattgtgttagtaatccaattgtaggcagttcgtgtgtggatctcgtcagcatatcgtcgcaaacaggtgtgtaactaacaccctctttcttagtctggatcggtaaaagtcgaaaagccgaaatgccaaaaatcggtattttgtagatttgcgagtgtgcgaatgctcgtgaggcaaatcgattaatgtttttggtaagctgcaaaatttggactgcaaagtacatgatttctgtgccctcgatatttttgggcttaatgggccaaaattggaatgatggtccaacgggcccaattcggtaagaaccctcggtagtgattttgttagtacgtgaaaggtaggaatatgcatgaaaaaccctaaaatagataaattactaaagtacctttaaaagtggaaaatttacagttttacccctaggagataaattaccgaaatacccctagagttaaattgacctaaatgcatgtttgattgttgttatttactacatgccatgttgttattatctgatgcatggaattgggatattgacggaggaagtactgaaagtggcttgtccacgtcttggaggctttgcctcaattctttgataagctGAGCAAAGAAGGCTGTAATTGTGGAGtggtgggtgggtgggttgagctattcccacatggagtgtatggtggtacgggtggagtgtagtggttggtgggttgagtagtctccccaaatgggcttgtatatgttattgatgttgcatgtattttgaaatgggcatatgagccatattgttatctgaataaggggctaaggcccagtttattgtaatctgaaaagggctctggcccaagaccactgttacttgaatgggcttaggcccaataggcttgagtgacttgggttttcaatgggttttccttacacatgagtttcccaaactcacccttctttaaccttgcagtgagccttgatgtgggtgacttggag contains these protein-coding regions:
- the LOC108459360 gene encoding homeobox-leucine zipper protein HAT14-like; protein product: MELALSLGDPSKPFSFLDKTAKLSSKDLGFCMGLGNGFKSQENGDDAFEGKNSTDGDEKRVSSDPPLQLDLLPFSPVPRPQSSSQLRLPWLTDNQTDPWEGLGRGLDVNRLPLVAVADEAEEKAAVSSPNSAVSMDFGIRNGSRRGKKEVEVEAVETERTSTRASDDEDNGSTRKKLRLSKEQSAFLEESFKEHSTLNPKQKLALAKQLNLRPRQIEVWFQNRRARTKLKQTEVDCEYLKRCCETLAEENKRLQKELQELRALKTSQPFYMQLPATTLTMCPSCERVATASTTNASASTANAKTGGYTFFSSTSNT